A genomic stretch from Budorcas taxicolor isolate Tak-1 chromosome 15, Takin1.1, whole genome shotgun sequence includes:
- the LOC128060459 gene encoding olfactory receptor 52B2 produces the protein MTHTNFTPFHPAVFVLLGIPGLEAYHVWLSIPFGLMYITAVLGNSILIAVIITERNLHEPMYFFLCMLAITDILLSTTTVPKALAIFWLHAHDIAFDACVTQVFFVHMMFVGESAILLAMAFDRFVAICIPLHYKTMLTWPVVGRTAVAIVTRSFCIIFPVIFLLHRLPFCRTNIIPHSYCEHIGVARLACADITLNIWYGFSVPIVTVILDVILITVSYSLILRAVFRLPSQDARHKALSTCGSHLCVILMFYVPSFFTLLTHRFGRNIPRHVHILLANLYVVVPPMLNPIVYGVKTKQIRDGVVHRFFDTMAWCYASSLG, from the coding sequence ATGACTCACACCAACTTCACCCCCTTCCACCCTGCAGTTTTTGTCCTACTgggcatccctgggttggaggcTTATCATGTTTGGCTGTCAATACCCTTCGGCCTCATGTATATCACTGCAGTTCTGGGCAACAGTATCCTGATAGCGGTCATCATCACTGAGCGTAACCTTCATGagcccatgtacttcttcctctgcATGCTGGCCATCACGGACATCCTGCTGTCCACCACTACTGTCCCCAAGGCCCTAGCCATCTTTTGGCTCCATGCTCATGACATTGCCTTTGATGCCTGTGTCACCCAAGTTTTCTTTGTCCACATGATGTTTGTGGGGGAGTCAGCCATCCTATTAGCCATGGCCTTTGACCGGTTTGTGGCCATCTGTATCCCCCTGCATTATAAGACAATGCTAACATGGCCTGTGGTGGGAAGAACTGCTGTGGCCATTGTTACCCGAAGTTTCTGCATCATCTTCCCGGTGATCTTCTTGCTGCATCGACTGCCTTTCTGCCGGACCAATATCATCCCACACTCCTACTGTGAGCATATTGGAGTGGCCCGCTTGGCCTGTGCTGACATCACCCTTAACATCTGGTACGGCTTCTCAGTGCCCATTGTCACGGTCATCTTGGACGTGATCCTCATCACGGTGTCATACTCACTGATCCTCCGAGCAGTGTTTCGTTTGCCCTCCCAGGATGCTCGGCACAAGGCCCTCAGCACCTGTGGTTCCCACCTCTGTGTCATCCTCATGTtttatgtcccctccttctttaCATTATTGACCCACCGCTTTGGACGTAACATACCTCGACATGTCCATATCCTGTTAGCCAATCTATATGTGGTGGTGCCCCCAATGCTCAACCCCATTGTCTATGGTGTAAAGACTAAGCAGATCCGGGACGGGGTAGTCCACCGGTTCTTTGATACTATGGCTTGGTGCTATGCTTCCTCTCTGGGCTAA